The following coding sequences lie in one Polluticoccus soli genomic window:
- a CDS encoding polyprenyl synthetase family protein, which yields MELVKKVIGSELTIFERKFAESVKGSNPLLDRIMRFIIRRKGKQMRPMFVFLSAKIAAGINESTFRAASLIELLHTATLVHDDVVDNAMIRRNFFSINALWKNKIAVLVGDYLLSKGLLLSLQNDDYQILQITSRAVKEMSEGELLQMEKARKLDIKEDVYFDIIRAKTASLLSAACSAGAYSATDNKETAEYFRQFGENIGIAFQIMDDLFDYGAEAIGKPTGIDIKEKKMTLPLIYALQNADNHTKRRIIYIIKNQNTDREKVQEVISYVQQSGGIDYATKKMKEYQEKALQMLDKYPDSDAKAAMKELVNYVIARKY from the coding sequence ATGGAGCTTGTAAAAAAGGTTATTGGTTCTGAACTGACCATTTTTGAAAGAAAGTTTGCGGAGAGTGTAAAGGGGTCCAATCCTTTACTCGACCGCATTATGCGCTTTATAATCAGAAGGAAAGGTAAGCAAATGAGACCTATGTTTGTTTTTCTCTCCGCTAAGATCGCTGCCGGTATAAATGAAAGTACATTTAGAGCTGCCTCGCTCATAGAACTTTTGCACACTGCTACCTTAGTACATGATGATGTGGTTGATAATGCGATGATTCGTAGAAATTTTTTCTCAATAAACGCATTATGGAAGAACAAAATAGCTGTGTTGGTGGGCGACTACTTGTTATCGAAAGGGTTATTGTTGTCGCTGCAAAATGATGATTACCAGATTTTACAAATAACATCCAGGGCTGTAAAAGAGATGAGCGAGGGCGAACTGCTGCAGATGGAAAAAGCACGTAAGCTTGATATAAAAGAGGATGTCTATTTTGATATAATTCGTGCAAAAACCGCGTCCCTGCTGTCTGCGGCCTGTTCAGCAGGTGCTTACTCAGCCACGGACAACAAAGAAACAGCCGAATACTTCAGGCAATTTGGTGAAAATATCGGCATTGCTTTCCAGATCATGGACGACCTGTTCGACTACGGCGCCGAAGCCATAGGAAAACCTACCGGTATCGATATCAAGGAGAAGAAAATGACGTTACCCTTAATATACGCTTTGCAAAACGCTGATAATCATACCAAAAGAAGGATAATTTATATAATTAAGAACCAAAATACTGATCGGGAAAAGGTTCAGGAAGTTATCAGTTACGTTCAGCAGTCGGGAGGTATAGATTACGCAACGAAGAAGATGAAAGAATACCAGGAAAAAGCACTGCAGATGCTCGACAAATACCCTGACTCCGATGCCAAAGCGGCCATGAAAGAGCTGGTCAACTATGTAATAGCCCGGAAATATTAG
- the uvrA gene encoding excinuclease ABC subunit UvrA has protein sequence MARSGKEALDEFIEVQGARVHNLKNIDVNIPKNKLVVITGISGSGKSSLAFDTIFAEGQRRYMESFAAYARQFLGDLDRPDVDKITGLSPVISIEQKTTNRNPRSTVGTVTEVYDFMRLLYARAAEAYSYNTGKKMTRFSEEEIVSHIQEHFAGRKIVLLAPLIRGRKGHYRELFEQLRKQGYLKVRIDGEIVDLKERMQLDRYKIHDIELVIDRLVVQTEAQARLSQSIQKSLQMGKELMFLLDADKNKLSQYSKQLMCADTGLSYEEPSPNTFSFNSPYGACPKCKGLGSIYQVNMDEIIPDRNVSINDGGIAPLGGERDAWTYQQAMILAKKNKIPLNIPIKDIPEKQLNILLYGNEEGVITYVDDEAETYHEHVAQHSYEGIVNMVLRWFNETTSEAIRDWAEGYMQLNTCPVCDGARLKKESLWFKIDKANIAELSSKSLQELFDWFIGVEGRLSQKQNLIAKDILKEIRERLHFLLNVGLHYLTLDRATRTLSGGESQRIRLATQIGSQLTGITYILDEPSIGLHQRDNQRLINALKDLRDGGNSVLVVEHDKDIMMAADHLIDIGPNAGYHGGRIVSQGHPNDVVKENTTTAGYLNRTLNIEVPEERRKGNGKKLVLKGATGNNLKNVSITLPLGTFICVSGVSGSGKSTLINETLYPILGKHCYHNFKQTPMPYKSVTGLEHIDKVIEIDQSPIGRTPRSNPATYCGFFNEIRQLFAQVPEAKIRGYNAGRFSFNVKGGRCEECQGGGMRVIEMNFLPDVYVPCEKCNGRRYNRETLEIRYKGKSIADVLAMTVDDAVEFFMNVSFLHRKIKTLQDVGLGYITLGQSAVTLSGGEAQRVKLATELSKRDTGQTIYILDEPTTGLHFQDIRHLLSVLNRLVDRGNTVLVIEHNLDVVKVADYVIDMGPEGGNGGGTLVASGTPEDVAAKKESITGIFLKQELEV, from the coding sequence ATGGCTAGATCAGGTAAGGAAGCCCTCGACGAGTTTATTGAAGTCCAGGGAGCAAGGGTGCACAATCTTAAGAATATTGACGTAAACATACCTAAAAATAAACTGGTGGTCATTACCGGTATCAGTGGCAGCGGAAAATCTTCGCTGGCGTTTGATACGATATTTGCCGAAGGCCAACGCAGGTATATGGAAAGTTTTGCTGCCTATGCAAGGCAGTTCCTTGGCGATCTCGACCGACCTGATGTTGATAAGATCACCGGCCTGTCCCCGGTAATATCCATAGAACAGAAAACAACTAACCGTAACCCCAGGTCAACGGTCGGAACCGTTACTGAGGTGTATGACTTTATGCGGCTGTTATACGCACGCGCTGCTGAAGCTTATTCTTATAACACGGGCAAAAAAATGACCCGCTTCAGCGAAGAAGAGATCGTGTCGCACATACAAGAACACTTTGCGGGACGTAAGATCGTTTTACTAGCACCACTGATCCGCGGCCGCAAAGGTCACTATCGCGAGTTGTTTGAGCAATTAAGAAAACAAGGCTACCTCAAGGTGCGCATAGATGGCGAGATCGTGGACCTGAAGGAGCGCATGCAGCTAGACAGGTATAAGATACACGATATAGAGCTGGTTATCGACAGGCTAGTTGTTCAGACAGAGGCGCAGGCTCGCCTGAGTCAAAGCATTCAAAAGTCGCTGCAGATGGGTAAAGAGCTCATGTTTTTACTCGACGCAGACAAGAATAAGCTAAGCCAATACAGCAAGCAATTAATGTGCGCCGACACTGGTTTGTCATACGAAGAACCTTCACCAAATACCTTCTCTTTCAACTCACCTTATGGCGCGTGTCCTAAATGCAAAGGACTTGGTAGCATATACCAGGTGAACATGGACGAGATCATCCCGGACAGAAATGTCAGCATCAACGATGGTGGTATTGCTCCGCTCGGTGGTGAACGTGATGCATGGACCTATCAACAGGCCATGATCCTTGCAAAGAAAAACAAGATCCCGCTTAACATCCCCATAAAAGATATTCCCGAAAAGCAGTTGAATATTCTGCTCTATGGAAATGAAGAAGGGGTTATAACTTATGTGGACGATGAGGCCGAAACCTATCATGAACATGTAGCCCAGCACAGTTATGAAGGCATTGTGAACATGGTGCTTCGCTGGTTCAATGAAACAACATCGGAAGCCATACGAGACTGGGCCGAAGGGTATATGCAACTGAATACTTGCCCGGTTTGTGACGGCGCAAGGTTGAAAAAGGAGAGCTTATGGTTTAAGATCGACAAGGCAAACATCGCCGAATTGTCATCTAAATCATTGCAGGAGTTGTTTGATTGGTTCATTGGTGTAGAAGGCCGCCTTAGCCAAAAACAAAACCTTATAGCAAAGGATATTTTAAAGGAGATAAGAGAACGCTTGCACTTCCTGCTTAACGTAGGCCTGCATTACCTGACACTCGACCGCGCTACCCGCACGTTAAGCGGCGGAGAATCTCAGCGCATCAGGCTGGCCACACAGATAGGCTCACAGCTTACCGGTATCACTTATATATTGGATGAACCCAGCATTGGCTTGCATCAGCGCGACAACCAACGCCTTATTAATGCATTAAAAGATCTTCGGGATGGGGGCAACTCAGTGCTGGTAGTTGAGCACGATAAGGATATCATGATGGCAGCAGATCACCTGATAGATATCGGACCTAATGCCGGTTACCATGGAGGGCGAATAGTAAGCCAGGGCCATCCCAATGACGTGGTGAAAGAAAACACGACAACAGCGGGTTATCTTAATCGAACACTGAACATAGAGGTACCTGAAGAAAGAAGAAAAGGCAATGGCAAAAAACTGGTTTTGAAAGGCGCTACCGGCAATAATTTGAAAAACGTTTCCATTACGCTACCACTGGGCACATTCATTTGTGTGAGTGGCGTATCCGGCAGCGGCAAGAGTACGCTTATTAACGAGACCCTCTACCCTATTCTTGGTAAACACTGCTATCACAACTTTAAACAGACGCCGATGCCTTATAAATCGGTGACTGGCTTAGAGCATATCGATAAAGTTATTGAAATAGACCAGAGCCCGATCGGGCGTACGCCGCGCAGTAATCCTGCAACATACTGCGGGTTCTTTAACGAGATCCGTCAATTATTTGCACAGGTACCGGAGGCCAAGATACGCGGGTACAATGCAGGCCGATTCTCATTTAATGTAAAAGGCGGACGCTGCGAAGAATGCCAGGGAGGCGGTATGCGTGTGATCGAGATGAACTTCCTGCCCGATGTTTATGTACCATGCGAAAAATGTAATGGACGCCGGTATAATCGCGAAACACTGGAGATTCGCTATAAGGGAAAGTCAATCGCCGATGTATTGGCAATGACTGTTGACGATGCTGTGGAGTTTTTCATGAACGTATCGTTCTTGCACCGTAAGATCAAAACACTGCAAGACGTAGGCTTGGGTTATATTACTTTAGGCCAGAGCGCTGTTACACTAAGCGGCGGTGAAGCACAACGGGTAAAACTTGCCACGGAGCTCTCCAAACGCGATACAGGACAAACTATCTATATACTCGATGAACCAACTACAGGGCTGCACTTCCAGGACATCAGACACCTGTTGTCAGTATTAAACAGGCTGGTCGATCGCGGCAATACAGTACTCGTTATAGAACACAACCTAGACGTGGTAAAAGTAGCCGACTACGTGATAGATATGGGTCCGGAAGGAGGAAACGGAGGTGGCACGCTGGTAGCAAGCGGCACGCCCGAAGATGTGGCCGCAAAAAAGGAAAGCATCACGGGTATTTTCCTGAAGCAGGAGCTTGAAGTCTAG
- a CDS encoding zinc-dependent metalloprotease family protein has product MVKNLLPALLLFCCCSEVTAKNNDNLWQNATVAPSGVSANVKSFTAYRLQLTGMEQQLLSATIEKSIVVGLPTPDGRSRNFKVWDAPVMEDGLAAKYPRIKTYRGVAIDDPTVTVRMDITVSGFHAMVYDGSNTYLVDPSGNDRNTYVSYYKRDFLRAESEVPACDMASVTEQELTAGAIQLNDPKTPLKVNGTIRRTYRLALGATAQYSAAVASANLTKAAVLSAMVTTMNRVNGVYEKEVGVTMVLVSNTDDLIYLAEDDGYDNANGTTMLGQNQTKADAIIGSANYDIGHVFSTGGGGIASLGCVCKVGQKARGVTGQPKPEGDPFDIDYVAHEMGHQFGGNHTFNANFNAGSCTNNAVQSAAYEPGGGSTVMAYAGICGSANDVAKRSDDYFHLKSLDQITNYLVSGATCATVAPSNNTPPVVPSFSQTFSIPFLTPFELTAPEAVDADHDILTYCWEEWDLGDFGSSFAATSEFGPIFRSFKPTASRIRVFPTLDTLLKNKISYVGEKLPSVARTLNFRLTVRDVLNGYGTFNFLTDQITLNVVNTGIPFAVTSPNFSSNYWQIGTNVPVSWDVANTTASPINCNAVDILLSVDGGRTYPFTLASGTPNDGSETITVPFAPTTSARVKVKGSNNVFFDLSNESFSINTWPASIEPLEQSGEVEIYPVPAHDAVNVYIHNDQLHKVVIVNTLGQTVFAAEMMKQMEVDVTTWAKGVYHVRLVNTATKEEMVRKIVVD; this is encoded by the coding sequence ATGGTTAAAAATTTACTACCAGCTTTATTGCTTTTCTGCTGTTGCTCAGAAGTGACCGCTAAGAATAATGATAACCTCTGGCAAAATGCAACGGTAGCTCCGTCGGGCGTTAGCGCAAACGTTAAGTCTTTTACTGCATACCGGCTTCAACTTACGGGTATGGAGCAGCAGTTGTTATCGGCGACAATTGAAAAAAGTATAGTTGTTGGCCTGCCTACTCCTGATGGACGCAGCCGGAATTTCAAGGTCTGGGATGCTCCTGTAATGGAAGATGGCCTTGCTGCTAAATATCCCCGTATAAAAACGTACAGGGGGGTGGCGATAGATGATCCGACAGTTACTGTGCGGATGGACATTACAGTATCAGGCTTTCACGCCATGGTATACGATGGTTCCAATACCTACCTAGTTGATCCTTCAGGAAATGACCGAAACACTTACGTGTCTTATTATAAACGTGATTTTTTGCGCGCTGAATCTGAAGTGCCAGCCTGTGACATGGCTAGTGTTACGGAGCAGGAATTAACTGCCGGCGCTATTCAGTTGAACGATCCCAAAACGCCGTTGAAAGTGAATGGTACTATACGACGTACCTATCGCTTAGCTTTAGGTGCCACAGCTCAATATTCTGCGGCTGTAGCCAGCGCGAATCTTACCAAAGCGGCCGTATTAAGCGCTATGGTCACCACAATGAACCGGGTTAACGGAGTGTATGAAAAAGAAGTCGGCGTTACAATGGTACTGGTGAGCAATACCGACGATCTGATCTATCTCGCAGAAGATGACGGTTATGATAACGCTAACGGAACTACGATGTTGGGCCAGAATCAGACCAAGGCAGATGCGATAATTGGGTCGGCTAACTATGACATAGGCCACGTGTTTAGCACAGGTGGCGGAGGTATAGCAAGCCTGGGCTGTGTATGTAAGGTTGGCCAAAAAGCCCGAGGAGTTACAGGTCAGCCAAAACCTGAAGGCGATCCATTTGATATAGATTATGTAGCACATGAAATGGGCCACCAATTTGGAGGTAACCACACGTTCAACGCAAATTTTAACGCAGGCTCATGTACCAATAATGCCGTGCAAAGCGCAGCATATGAACCGGGTGGAGGTTCTACAGTTATGGCTTATGCAGGCATTTGTGGCAGTGCGAATGATGTAGCGAAACGAAGTGATGATTATTTTCACCTGAAAAGTCTTGATCAAATAACCAATTACCTGGTGAGCGGCGCCACGTGTGCCACGGTTGCGCCGTCAAATAATACACCACCTGTAGTTCCTTCGTTTTCTCAAACGTTTAGCATTCCTTTTTTGACGCCATTCGAACTCACTGCACCTGAAGCCGTAGACGCAGACCATGATATTCTTACATATTGCTGGGAAGAATGGGATCTTGGTGACTTTGGTTCGAGCTTTGCAGCTACCAGTGAGTTTGGACCGATTTTTCGTTCATTTAAGCCCACCGCGTCGCGCATAAGGGTATTTCCTACGCTTGATACACTCCTGAAGAATAAGATATCTTATGTTGGCGAGAAGCTTCCATCTGTGGCGCGTACATTAAATTTTAGATTAACAGTACGTGATGTCTTGAATGGCTACGGCACATTTAATTTTCTTACCGATCAGATTACACTAAATGTAGTGAATACGGGAATCCCATTTGCTGTGACAAGTCCCAATTTTTCCAGTAACTATTGGCAGATAGGGACTAATGTACCGGTGAGCTGGGATGTGGCGAACACCACAGCCTCTCCCATTAACTGCAACGCTGTTGATATTCTATTGTCGGTTGATGGTGGACGCACTTATCCGTTCACGCTGGCATCAGGTACGCCCAACGATGGCAGCGAGACAATCACGGTGCCTTTTGCTCCAACAACGTCGGCACGGGTAAAGGTAAAAGGGAGTAACAATGTTTTCTTCGATCTTAGCAACGAGTCATTTTCGATAAATACATGGCCTGCATCCATTGAACCACTAGAACAATCCGGTGAGGTTGAAATTTATCCTGTGCCTGCGCACGATGCCGTGAACGTATACATTCATAACGATCAGTTGCACAAGGTTGTCATAGTCAACACGCTTGGGCAAACTGTGTTTGCTGCAGAAATGATGAAGCAGATGGAAGTAGACGTCACCACCTGGGCAAAAGGTGTGTACCACGTTCGCCTGGTCAATACAGCCACCAAAGAAGAAATGGTGCGGAAGATAGTTGTTGACTAG